One Sphaerisporangium krabiense DNA segment encodes these proteins:
- a CDS encoding VOC family protein, with translation MDNSSQIDASAIPKPVLINVPVDDMDRGLAFYESFLGMPLARSLSYEISYHAPVSSDGILLTVNKRRFPGEIITVYFHVNDLDGALKRIAERGGEVTAGPYDLPLPKQIKPEFQEQFRDSPFYRGEAGDSMGRGASVVDADGNRFGLVQFSEWAHATFRVGEYAAPVTGEQLIDQSIALNREVPPPTEIFQE, from the coding sequence ATGGACAACAGCTCGCAAATCGACGCGTCCGCCATTCCAAAACCGGTACTGATCAACGTTCCCGTGGACGACATGGATCGCGGTCTCGCCTTTTACGAATCGTTTCTGGGAATGCCGCTCGCCCGTTCCCTCTCGTATGAGATCTCCTACCACGCCCCGGTGTCCAGCGACGGAATCCTGCTCACCGTGAACAAGCGCAGGTTCCCCGGCGAGATAATCACGGTCTACTTCCACGTCAACGACCTGGACGGCGCGCTCAAGCGGATCGCCGAGCGGGGCGGCGAGGTCACGGCCGGGCCGTACGACCTGCCGCTGCCCAAGCAGATCAAGCCCGAGTTCCAGGAGCAGTTCCGCGACAGCCCGTTCTACCGCGGCGAGGCGGGCGACTCGATGGGCCGGGGCGCCAGCGTGGTCGACGCCGACGGCAACCGGTTCGGGCTCGTGCAGTTCAGCGAATGGGCCCACGCCACGTTCCGGGTCGGCGAGTACGCGGCCCCGGTCACCGGCGAGCAGCTCATCGACCAGTCGATCGCCCTGAACCGCGAGGTCCCGCCGCCCACCGAGATCTTCCAGGAGTAG
- a CDS encoding ABC transporter ATP-binding protein: protein MSIRDVAFSYGKVRALAGVTLDIRAGEIVALLGPNGAGKSTLTHIMLGLLSPQAGRVSLFGASPEDAVAQGRVGVMLQDTGLMRYVTVRELVGLVAAQYGRAAGTGDILHEAGLTGLETRRVSRLSGGQRQRVKFALAIAGDPELLFLDEPTAALDVQARHAFWRDILARAGRGRTIVFATHYIEEAEAYANRIVVLRDGKVVADGPARQIMTRVSDVTIRFSTREAKEEELAKLPGIVRVDAGGAAAGHWELVTSDQDATLDALYGAGRSGISGLEISRTSLEDVLLALTKETGQ, encoded by the coding sequence GTGAGCATCCGGGACGTCGCCTTCAGCTACGGCAAGGTGCGGGCGCTCGCCGGGGTCACCCTCGACATCCGCGCCGGGGAGATCGTCGCGCTGCTCGGCCCGAACGGCGCCGGCAAGAGCACCCTCACCCACATCATGCTCGGGCTGCTGAGCCCACAGGCCGGCCGCGTGAGCCTGTTCGGCGCCTCCCCGGAGGACGCCGTCGCGCAGGGCCGCGTCGGAGTGATGCTCCAGGACACCGGCCTGATGCGGTACGTGACCGTACGGGAGCTGGTGGGCCTGGTCGCCGCCCAGTACGGCCGGGCCGCCGGCACCGGGGACATCCTGCACGAGGCCGGGCTGACCGGCCTGGAGACGCGCCGGGTGAGCAGGCTCTCGGGCGGCCAGCGGCAGCGGGTCAAGTTCGCGCTGGCCATCGCCGGCGACCCCGAGCTGCTGTTCCTCGACGAACCGACCGCCGCGCTCGACGTGCAGGCACGCCACGCCTTCTGGCGCGACATCCTCGCGCGGGCGGGCCGGGGCAGGACCATCGTCTTCGCCACCCACTACATCGAGGAGGCGGAGGCCTACGCCAACCGCATCGTCGTGCTGCGGGACGGCAAGGTGGTCGCCGACGGGCCCGCCCGGCAGATCATGACCCGGGTGAGCGACGTGACCATCCGCTTCAGCACGCGGGAGGCCAAGGAGGAAGAGCTCGCCAAGCTGCCCGGCATCGTGCGGGTGGACGCCGGCGGCGCGGCCGCCGGCCACTGGGAGCTGGTGACCTCCGACCAGGACGCGACGCTGGACGCCCTGTACGGCGCCGGGCGGTCGGGGATCAGCGGCCTGGAGATCTCCCGCACCTCACTGGAGGACGTCCTGCTCGCGCTGACGAAGGAGACCGGACAGTAA
- a CDS encoding ABC transporter permease gives MARYIRLDVVSMVRSGYFLVFSVLFSAGFYVMFTKLFTVQGWTSASGFAATYMVSLGVSGAFYAALTGGGIRLGEERGSGWARQLTLTPLSPRRYVFGKLVAAWLLALPALAAIFLLAVLLNRVTMPPANWALTLAATWGGSLCFAVFGVAIGLLVAGEATQFACLGVFFPMAILGGLWFPTSAFPEAVRRVVEYLPTSALYRLGISAEQGSGPVAVPLLVLACWTALAGMAALARLRPESLSPAR, from the coding sequence ATGGCCCGCTACATACGGCTCGACGTGGTCAGCATGGTGCGCAGCGGTTACTTCCTGGTGTTCTCGGTGCTCTTCTCGGCCGGGTTCTACGTGATGTTCACCAAGCTGTTCACCGTGCAGGGCTGGACCTCCGCGTCCGGGTTCGCGGCCACCTACATGGTGTCGCTGGGGGTGTCCGGGGCGTTCTACGCCGCGCTGACCGGCGGCGGCATCAGGCTCGGCGAGGAGCGCGGCAGCGGCTGGGCGCGCCAGCTCACCCTCACGCCGCTGTCGCCGCGGCGGTACGTCTTCGGGAAGCTGGTCGCGGCCTGGCTGCTCGCGCTGCCGGCGCTCGCGGCGATCTTCCTCCTGGCGGTCCTGCTCAACCGGGTGACGATGCCCCCGGCGAACTGGGCGCTGACGCTGGCGGCGACGTGGGGCGGGAGCCTGTGCTTCGCGGTGTTCGGCGTGGCGATCGGGTTGCTGGTCGCCGGAGAGGCCACCCAGTTCGCCTGTCTCGGCGTGTTCTTCCCCATGGCCATCCTCGGCGGCCTCTGGTTCCCGACCTCGGCGTTCCCCGAGGCCGTGCGGCGCGTCGTCGAATACCTCCCCACCAGCGCCCTCTACCGCCTCGGCATCAGCGCCGAGCAGGGTTCGGGACCGGTGGCCGTGCCGCTGCTGGTGCTGGCGTGCTGGACGGCGCTGGCGGGCATGGCCGCGCTGGCGCGGCTGCGCCCGGAGTCGCTGAGCCCCGCCCGCTGA
- a CDS encoding response regulator transcription factor, translated as MPARPLSVLIAEDHSLIRNALELLLSGYPDLEVVGTAANVEETVSVGTLVRPQVALVDLQMPGAAGHAGNAEDEVPNGVRVVAALARLSPETRCLILSAYREPEALRAALNAGARGYLVKDTSPAKLVIAIKQVAAGDLVIDDKLAARIALAKPCPLTRQEVAVLRHARDFLTVAEIARTMRLSGGTVRNYLTRAIQKTGARNRHEAVRIAAANDWL; from the coding sequence GTGCCTGCACGACCGCTCAGCGTCCTCATCGCCGAGGACCACAGCCTGATCCGCAACGCGCTCGAACTGCTGCTGTCCGGGTACCCGGACCTGGAGGTGGTCGGCACCGCGGCGAACGTCGAGGAGACGGTGTCGGTGGGCACGCTGGTGCGGCCGCAGGTGGCCCTGGTGGACCTGCAGATGCCCGGCGCGGCCGGGCACGCGGGGAACGCCGAGGACGAGGTGCCGAACGGCGTGCGGGTGGTGGCGGCCCTCGCGAGGCTGTCGCCGGAGACCAGGTGCCTGATCCTGTCCGCGTACCGCGAACCGGAGGCGTTGCGGGCCGCGCTGAACGCCGGAGCCCGCGGCTACCTGGTCAAGGACACCTCGCCCGCCAAGCTGGTCATCGCGATCAAGCAGGTCGCCGCCGGCGACCTGGTGATCGACGACAAGCTGGCCGCCCGCATCGCGCTGGCCAAGCCGTGCCCGCTGACCCGCCAGGAGGTGGCGGTCCTGCGGCACGCCCGCGATTTCCTCACCGTGGCCGAGATCGCCAGGACCATGCGGCTGAGCGGCGGCACGGTGCGCAACTACCTGACCCGGGCCATCCAGAAGACCGGTGCGCGCAACCGCCACGAGGCCGTGCGGATCGCCGCCGCCAACGACTGGCTCTGA
- a CDS encoding sensor histidine kinase: MRDEAEIVRASGAPSARLYGGMRLFTVAFLLLILSLWPDFAARSPAPVQWFAAAAGVLVFGASYVRVVFSSIPRSRRVRTPWAFAALMASGFALLAVLPYNWIYYLPFYLLTCLVITQRPTTGLLSAAGCVLVVIFVGMARGTTPVRLGMLALQLGVFALTMTGIHQLIDFTVTQWETQKAAERVATERERRRLSRDLHDLVGRDLVALVMRAEVVAQEQSGEPVEAHLRHIAALARTTLNNTLAVVEEMRAPDVAAELDDARELLVWAGIDLAVFGGPTQVHRRAPFAWFLREAVTNVVKHSGAQTCRVIFGPDRLTVEDDGRPRGPLVPGAGLTGLRERLEQAGGELLVEASPDGGVRVIARLVKGG, encoded by the coding sequence GTGCGGGACGAGGCGGAGATCGTCCGGGCGAGTGGCGCGCCGTCGGCGAGGCTTTACGGGGGAATGCGCCTGTTCACGGTCGCCTTCCTGCTGCTCATCCTCAGCTTGTGGCCGGATTTCGCCGCCCGGTCCCCCGCTCCGGTCCAGTGGTTCGCGGCGGCGGCCGGCGTGCTCGTCTTCGGCGCCAGCTACGTCCGCGTGGTGTTCAGTTCGATACCGCGGTCCAGGCGCGTCCGGACGCCGTGGGCATTCGCCGCCCTGATGGCCAGTGGATTCGCCCTGCTGGCCGTCCTGCCGTATAACTGGATTTACTATCTCCCGTTCTACCTCCTTACCTGCCTGGTCATCACCCAGCGCCCCACCACGGGACTGCTGTCGGCGGCGGGATGTGTACTCGTCGTGATATTCGTCGGAATGGCGCGGGGAACGACTCCGGTCCGGCTGGGCATGCTGGCGCTTCAGTTGGGGGTGTTCGCCCTGACCATGACCGGCATCCACCAGCTGATCGACTTCACCGTCACCCAGTGGGAGACCCAGAAGGCGGCCGAGCGCGTGGCGACCGAGCGCGAACGCCGGCGGCTCTCCCGGGACCTGCACGATTTGGTCGGGCGTGACCTGGTCGCCCTGGTCATGCGGGCCGAGGTGGTGGCCCAGGAGCAGTCCGGTGAGCCGGTGGAGGCGCACCTGCGCCACATCGCGGCGCTGGCCCGCACGACGTTGAACAACACCCTCGCCGTGGTGGAGGAGATGCGGGCTCCGGACGTCGCGGCGGAGCTGGACGACGCCCGGGAGCTGCTCGTCTGGGCGGGGATCGACCTCGCCGTGTTCGGCGGGCCGACGCAGGTCCACCGGCGGGCGCCGTTCGCGTGGTTCCTGCGCGAGGCCGTCACCAACGTCGTCAAGCACAGCGGCGCCCAGACGTGCAGGGTGATCTTCGGGCCAGACCGGCTGACCGTGGAGGACGACGGGCGGCCCCGGGGGCCCCTGGTGCCCGGCGCCGGCCTGACGGGGCTGAGGGAACGGCTGGAGCAGGCCGGCGGGGAACTGCTCGTGGAGGCGTCGCCGGACGGCGGCGTCCGGGTGATCGCCCGGTTGGTCAAGGGGGGCTAG
- a CDS encoding DegV family protein, giving the protein MSRAVVVVTDSTAYLESREIARLGVVVIPLHVVIGERTLDDDAPITPEVLAAVLHARSGASTSRPAPERFAEAYERAAALGATGVVSVHISGRMSGTVDSARIAARDAPIPVEVVDSGSLAMGLGFPVLAAAVAARAGAPRAEVAAAARARAEATKSFFSLDTLEHLRRGGRIGAAAGLVGSALSIKPLLHITDGTIAPLEKVRTTTRAISRLEELAVRAAGDGPVEVAVHHLAAPERAATLADHLARRIPGLIEIRTVEVGPVVGVHVGPKMLGVAVTPGLPGLPSPDRSSAR; this is encoded by the coding sequence ATGTCGCGCGCGGTCGTTGTGGTCACCGATTCCACCGCATACCTGGAGTCCCGCGAGATCGCGCGTCTGGGCGTCGTCGTCATTCCTCTGCACGTCGTCATCGGCGAGCGCACCTTGGACGACGACGCGCCGATCACCCCCGAAGTGCTGGCCGCCGTCCTCCACGCCCGGTCGGGGGCCTCCACCTCCCGCCCCGCTCCGGAGCGCTTCGCCGAGGCCTACGAACGCGCCGCCGCCCTCGGCGCCACGGGCGTCGTGTCCGTTCACATCTCCGGGCGGATGTCCGGCACGGTCGACTCGGCGCGGATCGCGGCGCGGGACGCTCCCATCCCGGTCGAGGTCGTCGACAGCGGCTCCCTGGCCATGGGCCTGGGCTTCCCGGTGCTGGCCGCGGCCGTGGCCGCCCGCGCCGGTGCTCCCCGCGCCGAAGTGGCGGCGGCGGCGCGCGCCCGGGCCGAGGCGACGAAGAGCTTCTTCTCCCTCGACACGCTCGAACACCTGAGAAGGGGCGGGCGCATCGGCGCGGCGGCCGGACTCGTGGGCTCCGCGCTCTCCATCAAACCGCTGCTCCACATCACCGACGGGACGATCGCCCCCTTGGAGAAGGTGCGGACGACGACTCGCGCGATCTCCCGCCTGGAAGAACTCGCCGTGCGGGCGGCGGGCGACGGCCCGGTGGAGGTGGCGGTGCACCATCTCGCCGCCCCGGAGCGCGCCGCGACGCTCGCGGACCACCTCGCTCGGCGGATCCCCGGCCTGATCGAGATCCGGACCGTGGAGGTGGGCCCGGTCGTCGGCGTCCACGTGGGCCCGAAGATGCTCGGAGTCGCCGTCACCCCTGGCCTACCCGGCCTGCCTTCGCCCGACCGCTCCAGCGCCCGCTGA
- a CDS encoding ComEA family DNA-binding protein, with protein MAAIPSPGAQVVVHVTGKVKKPGIVLLPIGSRVADAVNAAGGVKSGGSGALNLARKLVDGEQIVVGAPGVPGALGGAPVAPAPGPIAAQPEVIDLNTASAGQLDALPGVGEVLAARIVEYRQAHAGFRSVAQLRDVTGIGDRKFADLRDRVRV; from the coding sequence ATGGCCGCGATTCCATCGCCGGGCGCCCAGGTCGTCGTTCATGTGACCGGAAAGGTCAAGAAACCCGGCATCGTCCTCCTTCCCATCGGCTCGCGAGTGGCCGACGCGGTGAACGCCGCAGGGGGAGTGAAGTCCGGCGGGTCCGGCGCGCTCAACCTCGCGCGCAAGCTCGTCGACGGCGAGCAGATCGTCGTGGGCGCTCCAGGTGTTCCCGGCGCGCTGGGCGGCGCCCCGGTCGCGCCCGCGCCCGGTCCGATCGCCGCTCAGCCTGAGGTCATCGACCTCAACACCGCGAGCGCCGGCCAGCTGGACGCCCTTCCCGGCGTCGGCGAGGTCCTCGCCGCCCGCATCGTCGAATACCGCCAAGCCCACGCCGGTTTCCGCAGCGTCGCCCAACTCCGCGACGTCACCGGCATCGGCGACCGCAAGTTCGCCGATCTCCGCGACAGGGTCCGCGTATGA
- a CDS encoding ComEC/Rec2 family competence protein, with translation MAELASTRSPVTAEIRVTGDPRTLPGQHGTARRERVIVQGSVELVETVSGTRYRTDSPVVVFANGPGWSALLPSQRVRVRGRLGPAEPGTLTAAVLLASKAPEVLSGPSTPQRVAGMFRSGLREAAGILPPAERGLLPGLVVGDLSLMDEQVRRDLATAGLSHVTAVSGANLAIVAGAVVVMGRLAGLPLAARAALAIAGMIGFAVVARPSPSVLRALVMGSVAAVALGTGRSRDGLAALAATVLTLILFDPGLAREYGFALSVLATGGILVFAPRWRDRLARRMPTIAAEALAVPCAAQAAVTPLLVLMSGQLEAVAVPANLLAGPAVAPATLLGFAASLVAPVSVDIARWLVWPAGYAVGWIIWVARQAAGLPAATLSWPGGAVGLLLLVLSAVALWLLLRRPTLRLAACAIAGGLIIAVLVVRPVVASWPPDGWLLVSCDVGQGDALVLAAGRGRAIVVDTGPEPALVDRCLRELGVEQVPLLVLTHPHFDHVGGLDGVFRARQVGAVLVSPGERSRGEAGRVSAALRQRRTPEWVATPGMAWHLGPLALTVLGPSEEAIMAGPGEGSVTNNASIVLHARWRTGSALLCGDVETEAQEALLKHGLPQADILKIPHHGSARQDPRFLAAVRASAALVSVGEDNDYGHPAPLTLTRLRTLGIRVYRTDTQGDLAVTADQDHLSIVPRHH, from the coding sequence GTGGCCGAACTCGCCTCCACACGATCGCCGGTGACGGCCGAGATCAGGGTCACCGGCGATCCGAGGACGCTGCCGGGGCAGCACGGCACGGCACGGCGTGAACGAGTGATCGTGCAGGGCTCCGTCGAGCTGGTCGAGACCGTCTCGGGGACGAGATACAGGACCGATTCGCCGGTCGTCGTATTCGCCAACGGACCGGGATGGAGCGCGCTGCTGCCCAGCCAGCGCGTGCGGGTGCGCGGCAGGCTCGGTCCCGCCGAGCCGGGGACGCTCACGGCCGCGGTGCTACTGGCTTCGAAGGCGCCGGAGGTGCTGTCCGGACCGTCCACGCCCCAGCGCGTCGCGGGCATGTTCCGGTCCGGCCTGCGCGAGGCCGCCGGCATCCTTCCTCCGGCGGAGCGCGGTCTGCTGCCCGGGCTGGTCGTCGGCGATCTGTCGCTGATGGACGAGCAGGTGAGGCGGGACCTCGCCACGGCCGGGCTGAGCCATGTGACCGCGGTCTCCGGGGCGAATCTGGCGATCGTCGCGGGCGCGGTGGTCGTCATGGGCCGCCTGGCAGGGCTGCCGCTCGCGGCCCGCGCCGCGCTGGCCATCGCCGGCATGATCGGTTTCGCCGTGGTCGCCCGTCCTTCGCCCAGCGTGCTGCGGGCCCTGGTGATGGGATCCGTGGCGGCCGTCGCGCTCGGGACCGGCCGCTCCAGGGACGGCCTCGCCGCCCTGGCGGCGACCGTGCTCACGCTGATCCTTTTCGATCCCGGGCTGGCACGCGAGTACGGCTTCGCCCTGTCGGTGCTCGCGACCGGAGGCATCCTGGTATTCGCGCCCCGGTGGCGCGACCGCCTGGCCCGGCGCATGCCCACGATCGCCGCCGAGGCGCTGGCCGTGCCGTGCGCGGCCCAGGCGGCGGTGACGCCTCTTCTCGTGCTGATGTCGGGCCAGTTGGAGGCGGTCGCCGTCCCGGCCAACCTTCTGGCGGGACCGGCCGTGGCTCCGGCCACGCTGCTGGGTTTCGCCGCCTCGCTGGTGGCGCCCGTCAGCGTCGACATCGCCCGCTGGCTGGTCTGGCCCGCCGGGTACGCCGTGGGGTGGATCATCTGGGTCGCACGGCAGGCGGCGGGTCTGCCCGCGGCCACCCTGTCATGGCCGGGCGGAGCGGTGGGGCTCCTCCTGCTCGTGCTCAGCGCCGTGGCGCTCTGGCTGCTCCTGCGCCGCCCGACGTTGCGTCTGGCCGCATGCGCCATCGCCGGCGGGCTGATCATCGCCGTGCTGGTGGTACGTCCGGTCGTGGCGTCGTGGCCGCCGGACGGCTGGCTGCTGGTGTCCTGCGACGTCGGCCAGGGCGATGCGCTGGTCCTGGCGGCGGGGCGGGGGCGGGCGATCGTCGTGGACACGGGGCCGGAACCGGCGTTAGTGGACAGGTGTCTGCGCGAGCTGGGCGTCGAGCAGGTGCCGCTACTGGTGCTCACCCACCCGCACTTCGATCATGTGGGCGGGCTGGACGGGGTGTTCCGGGCACGTCAGGTGGGCGCCGTCCTGGTCAGTCCGGGGGAGCGGTCCCGAGGGGAGGCGGGACGGGTGTCGGCGGCGCTCCGGCAGCGCCGGACGCCTGAATGGGTCGCGACACCTGGCATGGCGTGGCACCTCGGCCCGCTGGCGCTCACCGTCCTGGGGCCGTCCGAGGAGGCGATCATGGCGGGCCCCGGAGAAGGCTCGGTGACGAACAACGCGAGCATCGTCCTGCACGCCCGCTGGCGGACCGGCTCCGCGCTGCTCTGCGGCGACGTCGAGACCGAGGCCCAGGAGGCCCTGCTGAAGCACGGCCTCCCACAGGCCGACATCCTCAAGATCCCTCATCACGGCTCCGCCCGTCAGGACCCGCGCTTCCTCGCCGCGGTCCGCGCGAGCGCCGCGCTGGTCAGCGTCGGCGAGGACAACGACTACGGCCACCCGGCCCCACTGACGTTGACCCGCCTGCGCACCCTGGGCATTCGCGTCTACCGCACCGACACCCAAGGCGACCTGGCCGTCACAGCCGACCAAGACCATTTATCCATCGTCCCCCGACACCACTGA
- the holA gene encoding DNA polymerase III subunit delta: MATDPAPVTLVIGDEELLADRAVTSVIAAARAADPDAKVHDLFGGKVEPGELTRLTSPSLFGDRAIVVFRSAQDLGKDVAAEVVAYTKAPSEDAVVVLVHPGGVKGKALVDGVKKAGAAVVTVAKLTKMGERLDFIRGEMRAAGRSIGGDAAQALLDAVGNDLRELAAACNQLAFDTPGKTVDEAAVARYYRGRAEVNGFAVADSAVEGRLGEALEQLRWALSTGVAPVLIVSALAGGVRSLAKVGSAPRNLRGGRLASHVGMPPWKVDRVSRQLSGWTPEGIARAVQAVAVADEQVKGGGTDPAYALERTIHTIVASRTGR, translated from the coding sequence ATGGCGACCGACCCAGCCCCTGTGACGCTTGTGATCGGCGACGAGGAGCTGCTCGCCGACCGTGCGGTGACCTCCGTCATCGCGGCCGCGCGCGCCGCCGACCCCGACGCCAAGGTGCACGATCTGTTCGGCGGCAAGGTGGAGCCGGGCGAGCTGACCCGCCTGACGTCCCCCTCGCTGTTCGGCGATCGCGCGATCGTGGTGTTCAGGTCGGCTCAGGATCTCGGCAAGGACGTGGCGGCCGAGGTCGTCGCCTACACCAAGGCGCCCTCCGAGGACGCCGTGGTCGTCCTGGTCCACCCGGGCGGTGTGAAGGGGAAGGCCCTGGTCGACGGGGTCAAGAAGGCCGGGGCGGCCGTGGTCACGGTCGCCAAGCTGACCAAGATGGGCGAGCGCCTGGACTTCATCCGGGGCGAGATGCGCGCCGCCGGCCGTTCCATCGGAGGGGACGCCGCCCAGGCGCTGCTGGACGCCGTGGGCAACGACCTTCGCGAGCTGGCCGCCGCCTGCAATCAGCTCGCCTTCGACACTCCCGGCAAGACCGTGGACGAGGCGGCGGTGGCCCGCTACTACCGGGGCCGCGCGGAGGTCAACGGCTTCGCGGTCGCCGACTCGGCCGTCGAGGGCCGGCTCGGCGAGGCGCTCGAACAGCTTCGCTGGGCGCTGTCGACCGGCGTCGCCCCGGTGCTGATCGTCAGCGCGCTCGCGGGAGGCGTCCGATCGCTGGCCAAGGTGGGCAGCGCTCCCCGCAACCTGCGCGGCGGCCGTCTGGCGAGCCACGTCGGCATGCCGCCGTGGAAGGTCGACCGGGTGTCGCGCCAGCTCAGCGGCTGGACCCCCGAGGGCATCGCCCGCGCCGTGCAGGCGGTCGCCGTGGCGGACGAGCAGGTCAAGGGCGGCGGCACCGACCCCGCCTACGCCCTGGAGCGCACGATCCACACGATCGTCGCCAGCCGCACCGGCCGCTGA
- a CDS encoding ABC transporter ATP-binding protein: MSEQVETTARPEAAPDGEPLVVVRGLRKVYRTGPKEVVALREVSFEAYPGQLVAIRGRSGSGKTTLLNQVGGLDRPDSGRVLVAGRAVTELPEAGLLELRRDVIGFIFQSFGLIPVLSAAENVGVPMRLTRTPAAEREERVRMLLAMVGLEKHANQRPYELSGGQQQRVAVARALANRPRLLIADEPTGQLDSGTGRQIMELLRAVVRSEGVTALVATHDPNLISLADTVLELHDGTLTLTPAPATT; this comes from the coding sequence GTGAGCGAGCAGGTGGAGACCACGGCGCGTCCCGAGGCCGCGCCCGACGGCGAGCCGCTGGTCGTCGTGCGGGGACTGCGCAAGGTGTACCGGACCGGCCCCAAAGAGGTCGTGGCGCTGCGCGAGGTGTCGTTCGAGGCCTATCCCGGGCAGCTCGTCGCCATCAGGGGACGCTCGGGGTCGGGCAAGACGACGCTGCTCAACCAGGTCGGCGGACTCGACCGCCCGGACTCCGGGCGCGTGCTCGTGGCGGGGCGCGCGGTCACCGAGCTGCCCGAGGCGGGGCTGCTGGAACTGCGGCGCGACGTGATCGGGTTCATCTTCCAGTCGTTCGGGCTCATTCCCGTGCTCTCGGCGGCCGAGAACGTGGGCGTTCCCATGCGCCTCACCCGCACGCCGGCCGCCGAACGCGAGGAGCGCGTGCGCATGCTGCTCGCCATGGTCGGCCTGGAGAAGCACGCCAACCAGCGTCCCTACGAGCTGTCGGGCGGGCAGCAGCAGCGCGTCGCGGTCGCGCGGGCCCTGGCCAACCGGCCACGGCTGCTGATCGCCGACGAGCCGACCGGTCAGCTCGACTCCGGGACGGGACGGCAGATCATGGAGCTCCTGCGCGCCGTGGTCCGCAGCGAAGGCGTCACCGCCCTGGTCGCCACCCACGACCCCAACCTGATCTCCCTGGCCGACACCGTCCTGGAACTCCACGACGGCACCCTGACCCTCACGCCCGCCCCCGCGACGACCTGA
- a CDS encoding ABC transporter ATP-binding protein — protein MNTPTLSELEARAGKAQPAFGESAHILCDNLVRIYKTEGVEVVALQGLDLLIEEGELIAIVGASGSGKSTLLNVLSGLDVPTAGLARVAGTDLLAMSAKDRLRYRREVVGFIWQQTARNLLPYLTARENVELPVRLAGIRDRKAAAADELLELLGVGYCADRRPAQMSGGEQQRVAIAVALANAPQVILADEPTGELDSENSEQVFAALRRANRELGVTAVVVTHDPLVSEQVDRTVGIRDGRTSSETLRREGSDGGIIAEEYAVLDRVGRLQLPRDFTQALNMERRVRLELERDHIGVWPDRPRAEDGE, from the coding sequence GTGAACACGCCGACCCTGTCGGAGCTGGAGGCGCGGGCCGGCAAGGCCCAGCCCGCCTTCGGCGAGAGCGCGCACATCCTGTGCGACAACCTCGTCCGCATCTACAAGACCGAGGGCGTCGAGGTCGTCGCCCTCCAAGGGCTCGACCTGCTTATCGAGGAAGGCGAGCTGATCGCCATCGTCGGCGCGTCGGGCTCGGGCAAGTCGACGCTGCTCAATGTGCTGTCGGGGCTGGACGTGCCCACCGCCGGGCTCGCCCGGGTCGCCGGCACCGACCTGCTCGCCATGTCCGCCAAGGACCGCCTGCGCTACCGGCGCGAGGTCGTCGGGTTCATCTGGCAGCAGACCGCGCGCAACCTGCTGCCGTACCTGACCGCCCGCGAGAACGTCGAGCTGCCGGTACGGCTCGCGGGCATCCGCGACCGCAAGGCCGCCGCCGCAGACGAGCTACTGGAACTGCTCGGCGTCGGATACTGCGCCGACCGCAGGCCCGCCCAGATGTCGGGCGGCGAACAGCAGCGCGTCGCCATCGCCGTCGCGCTCGCCAACGCGCCGCAGGTCATCCTGGCCGACGAGCCCACCGGCGAGCTCGACAGCGAGAACTCCGAGCAGGTCTTCGCCGCGCTGCGCCGCGCCAACCGCGAGCTCGGCGTCACCGCCGTCGTCGTCACGCACGACCCGCTGGTGTCGGAGCAGGTGGACCGGACGGTCGGCATCCGAGACGGGCGGACCAGCAGCGAGACCCTGCGCCGCGAAGGCTCCGACGGCGGGATCATCGCCGAGGAGTACGCGGTGCTCGACCGGGTCGGACGGCTGCAGTTGCCCAGGGACTTCACCCAGGCGCTCAACATGGAGCGCCGCGTCCGGCTGGAGCTGGAACGCGACCACATCGGCGTGTGGCCCGACAGGCCACGGGCGGAGGACGGGGAGTGA